One genomic window of Bartonella sp. HY038 includes the following:
- a CDS encoding ABC transporter ATP-binding protein — translation MFGWFERRLDAFPADPPTMPPRGLVAFCIHYTKGVWGWLALMAVFTALIAIMEVSLFGFLGNIVNWLSSESPQTFLANQSGKLGFIAFIVLVLLPVTVGIHSLIMHQTLLGNYPMRIRWLIHRYLLGQSISYFQNEFSGRISAKVMQTALSVRETIMKLFDVLNYVIVYFIGTLILAASADWRLMLPFIGWLLTYIAILSFFIPKLRRASEAQADARSLMTGRVVDTYTNIATVKLFSHDQREETHARDAFVGFQTTVHKQMRLISLVSFGVYASNCLLLFVVGALGLYLWVNGAVMVGAVAVAIGLVLRLNGMAQWIMWEMSALFENIGVVADGINSIARPRLIEDKPDAKPLIVTKGDIRFENIGFHYGKGKGVISNLNLNILPGQKVGIVGRSGAGKSTLVNLLLRFFDVETGRILIDGQNIANVSQESLRANIGMVTQDTALLHRSLRENIIYGRPDASHDDVIAAVSDAEAADFIDQLRDHSGNTGFDAQVGERGARLSGGQRQRIAIARVMLKDAPILILDEATSALDSEAEFAIQENLMRLMEGKTVLAIAHRLSTIAAMDRLIIMEKGIIVEDGTHEELLAQNGIYAKLWSRQTGGVLSLDEEDE, via the coding sequence ATGTTTGGATGGTTTGAGCGCAGGCTTGATGCTTTTCCTGCCGATCCACCAACAATGCCACCACGCGGCCTTGTTGCATTTTGCATTCATTATACAAAGGGCGTTTGGGGATGGCTTGCTTTAATGGCGGTGTTTACCGCGCTAATAGCTATAATGGAAGTTTCACTATTTGGATTTTTAGGCAATATTGTTAATTGGTTGTCATCGGAAAGCCCTCAAACATTTCTTGCCAACCAATCGGGCAAGCTAGGTTTTATTGCTTTTATTGTATTGGTGCTATTGCCGGTAACGGTTGGTATCCATTCCTTAATTATGCATCAGACTTTGCTTGGCAATTATCCGATGCGTATTCGTTGGCTTATTCATCGCTATTTATTAGGCCAATCAATTAGTTATTTCCAAAATGAATTTTCTGGACGGATTTCCGCAAAGGTTATGCAAACTGCATTATCAGTGCGTGAAACCATCATGAAACTATTTGATGTATTAAATTATGTCATTGTTTATTTTATCGGTACGTTAATTCTTGCCGCAAGTGCCGATTGGCGGTTAATGCTGCCTTTTATTGGTTGGTTATTAACCTATATCGCAATTCTTAGTTTTTTCATTCCAAAATTGCGCCGCGCTTCAGAAGCACAGGCAGACGCGCGTTCTCTGATGACGGGGCGCGTTGTTGATACCTATACCAATATAGCCACAGTCAAACTTTTTTCCCATGATCAACGCGAAGAAACCCATGCGCGTGATGCATTTGTTGGCTTTCAAACAACTGTTCATAAACAGATGCGACTTATTTCGTTGGTTTCCTTTGGCGTTTATGCAAGTAATTGCCTACTTCTTTTTGTTGTTGGCGCATTAGGACTGTATCTTTGGGTTAACGGCGCAGTAATGGTTGGCGCTGTTGCTGTCGCCATTGGTCTTGTATTGCGTCTTAATGGCATGGCACAATGGATTATGTGGGAAATGTCGGCATTATTTGAAAATATCGGCGTTGTTGCAGATGGCATTAATTCTATTGCCCGCCCACGCCTTATTGAAGATAAGCCTGATGCCAAGCCGCTTATTGTCACCAAAGGTGATATTCGTTTTGAAAATATTGGTTTTCATTATGGCAAAGGTAAAGGTGTTATCAGTAACTTGAACTTGAATATTTTGCCAGGGCAAAAAGTTGGTATTGTTGGCCGTTCTGGTGCGGGTAAATCAACCCTTGTCAATTTACTGTTGCGCTTTTTTGACGTTGAGACCGGTCGCATCCTAATTGACGGGCAAAATATCGCCAATGTCAGCCAAGAATCACTTAGAGCTAATATAGGGATGGTGACGCAAGATACTGCATTGCTCCACCGCTCATTGCGCGAAAACATCATATATGGTCGTCCTGATGCTAGCCATGATGACGTGATAGCTGCGGTAAGTGATGCAGAAGCTGCTGATTTTATCGACCAATTACGCGATCACTCCGGAAATACAGGTTTTGATGCGCAAGTTGGCGAGCGCGGTGCCAGACTTTCTGGTGGCCAACGCCAACGTATAGCCATTGCAAGGGTTATGCTCAAAGATGCACCGATTCTCATTCTTGATGAAGCAACATCGGCTCTCGATTCCGAAGCAGAATTTGCTATTCAAGAAAATTTGATGAGATTGATGGAAGGCAAAACTGTACTTGCAATTGCCCATCGTCTTTCAACCATTGCCGCAATGGACCGCCTAATTATTATGGAAAAAGGTATAATTGTAGAAGATGGAACCCATGAGGAGCTTTTAGCACAAAATGGCATCTACGCAAAACTCTGGTCACGTCAAACCGGTGGTGTTTTAAGCCTAGATGAAGAAGATGAGTAA
- a CDS encoding tRNA (cytidine(34)-2'-O)-methyltransferase translates to MTLQLALYQPDIPGNTGTIIRLGACLDIGINIIEPAGFDISDRNLKRAGMDYVELAHLRRHQDWQEFTRLMAEEKRRIILFTTHSDKAYYDFSFKANDCLLFGRESAGVPEDVHNFAFERVTIPMSPKARSLNLALSVAMAAGEAKRQILLTD, encoded by the coding sequence ATGACGTTACAGCTCGCTTTATACCAACCCGATATCCCTGGTAATACTGGCACTATCATTCGCCTTGGTGCATGTCTTGATATAGGTATCAATATTATTGAACCTGCGGGGTTTGATATTTCTGACCGTAATTTAAAAAGAGCGGGCATGGATTATGTGGAGTTAGCCCATTTACGCCGCCATCAAGATTGGCAGGAATTTACTAGATTAATGGCAGAGGAAAAACGACGCATTATTCTATTCACCACTCATTCTGATAAAGCTTATTATGATTTTTCGTTTAAAGCTAATGATTGCTTGCTTTTTGGACGTGAATCCGCAGGCGTTCCTGAAGATGTCCATAATTTTGCATTTGAAAGAGTTACGATTCCAATGAGCCCTAAAGCACGCTCGCTTAATTTGGCTTTGAGCGTTGCTATGGCCGCAGGCGAAGCTAAGCGGCAAATTTTGTTAACAGATTAA
- the msrB gene encoding peptide-methionine (R)-S-oxide reductase MsrB, whose protein sequence is MNRLNNTHLKVIKTDEEWQEQLTPIQYQITRQHGTERAFSSPDFDTSHPGIFRCICCGNALYDSSDKYESGTGWPSFSQPIREDAVICVDDHSYGMERTEIRCADCDAHLGHVFPDGPPPTGLRFCMNGHALSYDQQSINSY, encoded by the coding sequence GTGAATAGATTAAATAATACACACTTAAAAGTTATTAAAACTGATGAAGAGTGGCAAGAACAGCTTACCCCTATTCAATATCAGATTACGCGCCAGCATGGTACCGAGCGAGCGTTTTCCAGTCCAGATTTTGATACGTCGCATCCTGGCATATTCCGTTGTATTTGTTGTGGCAATGCTCTGTATGATTCATCTGATAAATATGAATCTGGTACAGGTTGGCCAAGCTTTAGCCAACCTATTAGAGAAGATGCAGTTATTTGTGTAGATGATCATTCCTATGGAATGGAGCGTACTGAAATTCGTTGTGCTGATTGTGACGCACATCTTGGCCATGTTTTTCCTGATGGCCCTCCACCTACTGGCCTTAGATTTTGTATGAATGGTCACGCGTTAAGCTATGATCAACAAAGTATTAATTCTTATTGA
- a CDS encoding MucR family transcriptional regulator, whose protein sequence is MESSDNNETDRAMLIALTADIVAAYVSNNDCQAAELPTIITNVHGALSSIDATNTVEVVTEKPKPAVNPKRSVGEDYIICLEDGKKFKSLKRHLMTHYGLTPEQYREKWDLDPNYPMVAPNYAMARSELAKEMGLGRKRKKRAAKQ, encoded by the coding sequence ATGGAAAGCTCTGATAATAATGAAACTGACCGGGCAATGTTGATCGCATTGACCGCTGATATCGTTGCTGCATATGTAAGCAATAATGATTGCCAAGCAGCTGAATTACCAACAATAATCACCAATGTACATGGTGCGCTATCCAGTATCGATGCAACTAATACTGTTGAAGTCGTTACTGAAAAACCCAAGCCTGCAGTTAATCCAAAGCGCTCTGTTGGTGAAGATTACATTATTTGCCTTGAAGATGGTAAAAAGTTTAAATCATTAAAACGCCATTTGATGACCCATTACGGCTTAACCCCAGAACAATACCGTGAAAAATGGGATCTTGATCCAAATTATCCTATGGTTGCTCCTAATTATGCCATGGCGCGTTCTGAACTCGCAAAAGAAATGGGACTAGGCCGCAAACGTAAAAAGCGGGCAGCTAAGCAATAA